A single Inediibacterium massiliense DNA region contains:
- a CDS encoding flavodoxin family protein has product MKALVILGSPRKNMNTDTLLNKAIEGMKENDIEVEKVALVDLQIHPCTACGACEKTGFCIIKDDMSKLYKKFDEADIVIIASPIYFNSISSLTKIMVDRCQMFWSSKYVLNQPSINQNKKRRGVFIATCGSIQKGQEFLGATLVMDLFFKAINTKYMYNLLAQDTDQVFTGDRPKLLQEAFEIGKKLAEISK; this is encoded by the coding sequence TTGAAAGCATTAGTGATTTTAGGAAGTCCTAGAAAAAACATGAATACAGATACGCTTTTAAATAAAGCAATAGAAGGAATGAAAGAGAATGATATAGAAGTAGAAAAAGTAGCACTTGTAGATTTACAAATTCATCCTTGTACTGCATGTGGGGCTTGTGAAAAAACAGGATTTTGTATCATAAAGGATGATATGAGTAAGCTTTATAAAAAATTTGATGAAGCAGATATTGTGATCATAGCTTCTCCTATTTATTTTAATTCTATCAGTAGTTTAACAAAAATTATGGTAGATCGATGTCAGATGTTTTGGTCTAGCAAATATGTTCTAAATCAACCATCTATCAATCAAAATAAAAAAAGAAGAGGTGTATTTATTGCTACTTGTGGAAGTATACAAAAAGGGCAAGAATTTTTAGGAGCAACTCTTGTAATGGACTTATTTTTCAAAGCTATCAATACAAAGTATATGTATAATCTTTTGGCACAAGACACAGATCAAGTATTTACAGGGGATAGACCTAAATTATTGCAAGAAGCTTTTGAAATAGGAAAAAAATTGGCTGAAATTTCAAAATAA
- the pduL gene encoding phosphate propanoyltransferase — protein sequence MSKILVPVGLSNKHIHLSKEHINILFGEGHELTPIKDLGQPAQFACDEKVDIVGPKGTLKGVRVLGPAREKTQIEISLADGFVLGTKAPIKASGDLAGTPGAKIVGPKGEVDLEEGVIVAARHLHMHTSDGEKFGIKDKDIVKIKVDGERGMIFENVLARVGDTHALELHVDMDEGNAGAMKNGQMVEVIK from the coding sequence ATGTCAAAAATTTTAGTACCTGTTGGATTATCCAATAAACATATCCACTTAAGCAAAGAACATATTAATATTTTATTTGGAGAAGGTCATGAATTAACACCAATTAAAGACTTAGGACAACCTGCTCAATTTGCCTGTGATGAAAAAGTTGATATTGTAGGTCCAAAAGGAACATTAAAAGGTGTGAGAGTATTAGGTCCTGCAAGAGAAAAAACTCAAATTGAGATTTCACTTGCTGATGGATTTGTATTAGGAACTAAGGCTCCAATCAAAGCTTCTGGAGATTTAGCAGGAACTCCTGGTGCAAAAATTGTAGGACCAAAAGGAGAAGTAGATTTAGAAGAAGGAGTTATTGTAGCTGCAAGACATCTTCACATGCATACTTCTGATGGAGAAAAATTTGGAATCAAAGATAAAGACATTGTAAAAATCAAAGTAGATGGAGAAAGAGGAATGATTTTTGAAAATGTCTTGGCAAGAGTAGGAGATACACATGCTCTTGAATTACATGTAGATATGGATGAAGGAAATGCAGGAGCAATGAAAAATGGACAAATGGTTGAAGTAATTAAATAA
- a CDS encoding cob(I)yrinic acid a,c-diamide adenosyltransferase, whose amino-acid sequence MKIYTKTGDKGQTSLYDNTRVDKDSIRVESYGTIDELTSILGVARSYIKDQEIRDIIYDVQRQLFDVAGELATKNREKFPEKIKEEHINQLEKIIDVYVGKMDSVNQFIIPGSNIESAYLHVARTVCRRAERRILTLSRQEEVSPILIKYVNRLSDLIYALGRFLETDLAYVKFEKPSK is encoded by the coding sequence ATGAAGATTTATACAAAGACAGGAGATAAAGGACAAACTAGTCTATATGATAACACAAGAGTAGATAAAGATAGTATAAGAGTTGAAAGCTATGGAACGATTGATGAATTAACCTCTATATTAGGAGTAGCAAGAAGTTATATAAAAGATCAAGAAATAAGAGATATTATATATGATGTTCAAAGGCAATTATTTGATGTAGCAGGAGAGCTTGCTACAAAGAATCGTGAAAAATTTCCAGAAAAAATAAAGGAAGAACATATCAATCAATTGGAAAAAATAATTGATGTTTATGTAGGAAAAATGGATTCTGTAAATCAGTTTATTATTCCAGGAAGTAATATAGAAAGCGCTTATTTGCATGTAGCAAGAACCGTTTGTAGAAGAGCAGAAAGAAGAATACTTACATTGAGTAGACAAGAGGAAGTAAGTCCTATTTTGATTAAATATGTAAATAGACTGTCTGATTTGATTTATGCGTTAGGAAGGTTTTTGGAAACAGATCTAGCATATGTAAAATTTGAGAAACCATCAAAATAG
- the hpt gene encoding hypoxanthine phosphoribosyltransferase yields MKEDIAQILFSEEVLNEKVEELGKQIAKDYKDKDLLVVGVLKGANVFMSDLIRKIDLPVSIDFMAVSSYGFSTTSSGVVKIIKDLDDSIEGKNVLIVEDIIDTGLTLHYLCKNLLSRKPKSLKICTLLDKPERRKIDLKVDYKGFDIPDEFIIGYGIDYAEKYRNLPYVAILKREVYEK; encoded by the coding sequence GTGAAAGAGGATATAGCACAAATATTATTTAGTGAAGAAGTATTGAATGAAAAAGTAGAAGAGTTAGGGAAACAAATTGCAAAGGATTATAAAGATAAAGATCTTTTAGTTGTAGGGGTTTTAAAAGGTGCAAATGTATTTATGAGTGATTTGATAAGAAAAATAGATCTTCCAGTATCTATTGACTTTATGGCTGTCTCTAGTTATGGATTTTCTACTACTAGTTCAGGTGTAGTAAAAATTATAAAAGATTTAGATGATAGTATAGAAGGAAAAAATGTTTTGATTGTAGAAGACATTATTGATACAGGACTTACCCTTCATTATTTATGTAAAAACCTTCTTTCAAGAAAGCCTAAGAGCTTAAAAATATGTACACTATTAGATAAGCCGGAAAGAAGAAAAATAGATTTAAAGGTAGATTATAAGGGATTTGACATACCAGATGAATTTATTATTGGTTATGGAATTGATTATGCTGAAAAATATAGAAATCTTCCTTATGTGGCTATACTTAAAAGAGAAGTATATGAAAAATAA
- a CDS encoding methyl-accepting chemotaxis protein: MKLNIKSKLSLSFIILFIIFIGFLVYMQSIMNDVNDQSSIIASEEIPCIRLLHSINTMAFDFRIKEFDHIASATIEEKEDLEKEMNENNRKIQKELEDYKKYIKQEEERKIFEDVKVKWNQYIDIHNQIINVSREFNKEQAVYIMSNESRKLFYDISSKLVELLQYNEDSAKRSSEYGDHLYKSSMKKMSGGIITFFILAVIMAVLIIKSIIRPINILKQELNALVENGGDLTQEININSKDEMGELAYAINRFLQDLRGMIQSISQVSQNVSNNTNILNQSSQEVQTGNEQISATMQEMAAGIEQQAHSASEVSYAVEGFNRLIEQANKDGQELNDLSMVVLNMSQKGNDQMIESVEQMNSVNNTVKNSVVKVEELEKKSEEISTLVQVVNEIAGQTNLLALNAAIEAARAGEAGRGFAVVAEEIRKLAEQVEQSLEEITKIVVGIQYESKSMGESLKKGYLQVEEGTALVKNTGKTFEEINQKVSYMGDRIKEISNRLIEITNDSQKINTSISDIASITEESSASVEETTASIEEQNSHMQNILSQVNEVSNLSGHLNDMIDKFKIE; encoded by the coding sequence ATGAAACTAAATATTAAATCAAAATTATCTTTAAGCTTTATAATACTATTCATCATCTTTATAGGGTTTTTAGTATATATGCAAAGCATTATGAATGATGTGAACGATCAATCTTCTATCATTGCTAGTGAAGAAATACCCTGTATTCGTCTATTACATTCTATTAATACTATGGCTTTTGATTTTAGAATCAAAGAATTTGATCATATTGCCTCTGCAACGATTGAAGAAAAAGAAGATTTAGAAAAAGAGATGAATGAAAATAATAGAAAGATTCAAAAAGAATTAGAGGATTATAAAAAATATATTAAACAAGAAGAAGAAAGAAAAATATTTGAAGATGTAAAAGTTAAATGGAATCAATACATAGATATTCATAATCAAATTATAAATGTAAGTAGAGAATTTAATAAAGAACAAGCAGTATATATAATGTCTAATGAATCTAGAAAATTATTTTATGACATATCAAGTAAATTGGTAGAGCTTTTACAATATAATGAAGATAGTGCTAAAAGATCTAGTGAATATGGAGATCATCTTTATAAAAGTTCTATGAAAAAAATGTCGGGGGGAATTATCACATTTTTCATATTAGCAGTGATCATGGCGGTTTTAATTATTAAAAGTATTATTCGTCCTATTAACATATTAAAACAAGAATTAAATGCACTAGTAGAAAATGGGGGAGATCTAACCCAAGAAATCAATATAAATAGTAAAGATGAAATGGGAGAATTGGCTTATGCAATCAATAGATTTTTACAAGATTTAAGGGGGATGATTCAATCCATCTCTCAAGTGTCACAAAATGTAAGCAACAATACCAATATATTAAACCAATCCTCACAAGAAGTACAAACAGGAAATGAACAAATATCTGCTACCATGCAAGAGATGGCAGCCGGAATAGAGCAACAAGCGCATTCAGCTAGTGAAGTTTCTTATGCAGTAGAAGGCTTTAATCGATTAATTGAACAAGCAAATAAAGATGGGCAAGAATTGAATGATTTATCTATGGTTGTTTTAAATATGTCTCAAAAGGGAAATGATCAGATGATAGAATCGGTAGAACAAATGAATTCTGTAAATAATACAGTTAAAAATTCTGTTGTAAAGGTAGAAGAATTGGAAAAAAAATCAGAAGAAATTTCTACATTAGTGCAAGTAGTCAATGAAATTGCTGGACAAACTAATTTATTGGCATTAAATGCTGCTATAGAAGCAGCAAGGGCAGGAGAAGCAGGAAGAGGCTTTGCAGTTGTTGCAGAAGAAATTAGAAAGTTAGCTGAACAAGTAGAGCAATCCCTTGAAGAAATTACAAAGATAGTAGTAGGAATACAATATGAATCTAAATCAATGGGAGAATCTTTGAAAAAAGGATATTTGCAAGTAGAAGAAGGAACTGCTCTTGTGAAAAATACAGGAAAAACTTTTGAGGAAATTAATCAAAAGGTTTCTTATATGGGAGATAGGATTAAGGAAATATCTAATCGTTTAATAGAAATTACTAACGATAGTCAAAAGATCAATACATCTATTTCAGATATTGCGTCTATCACAGAAGAAAGTTCAGCAAGTGTAGAGGAAACTACAGCTTCCATAGAAGAGCAAAATAGTCATATGCAAAATATATTAAGTCAGGTAAATGAAGTATCTAATTTATCAGGTCATTTAAATGATATGATTGACAAATTTAAAATTGAATAA